From one Tsukamurella tyrosinosolvens genomic stretch:
- the istB gene encoding IS21-like element helper ATPase IstB, giving the protein MTATANKNQTNALAPSLRRRGGLTEEAALAAVDQACRRLRLPTVRSMIDQHLTAAAKQQLSYQGFLAELLLAEVDDRDRRSTVRRVKAAGFPREKWLADFDFDANPDIEPATIHQLATGDWIRHGLPLCLIGDSGTGKSHLLIGLGTAAAEQGFRVRYTLATKLVNELVEAADEKQLAKTINRYGRVDLLIIDELGYMELDRRGAELLFQVLTEREEKNSVAIASNQSFSGWTDTFTDPRLCAAIVDRLTYRGTIIETGTHSYRLAHTEAAATAG; this is encoded by the coding sequence ATGACCGCAACCGCCAATAAGAACCAGACGAATGCGCTGGCCCCGTCGTTGCGCCGCCGGGGCGGCCTCACCGAAGAAGCCGCCCTCGCCGCCGTTGACCAGGCCTGCCGGCGCCTACGCCTGCCGACAGTGCGGTCGATGATCGACCAGCACCTCACCGCCGCCGCCAAGCAGCAATTGTCCTACCAGGGGTTCCTCGCCGAACTCCTGCTCGCCGAAGTCGACGACCGGGACCGCCGCTCCACTGTTCGCCGCGTCAAAGCCGCGGGGTTCCCGCGGGAGAAGTGGCTGGCGGACTTCGACTTCGACGCCAACCCCGACATCGAACCCGCCACCATCCACCAGCTCGCCACCGGCGACTGGATCCGCCACGGACTGCCGCTCTGCCTCATCGGCGACTCCGGAACCGGCAAATCCCATCTGCTGATCGGATTGGGAACCGCTGCCGCCGAGCAAGGCTTTAGAGTCCGCTACACCCTCGCCACCAAACTAGTGAACGAGCTGGTCGAGGCCGCTGACGAGAAGCAGCTCGCGAAGACCATCAACCGCTACGGCCGCGTTGACCTGCTCATCATCGACGAGCTCGGCTACATGGAACTCGATCGCCGCGGCGCCGAACTGCTCTTCCAAGTCCTCACCGAACGCGAAGAGAAGAACAGCGTCGCGATCGCTTCCAACCAGTCCTTCTCCGGCTGGACAGACACCTTCACCGACCCACGACTCTGCGCCGCGATCGTCGACCGGCTCACCTACCGCGGCACCATCATCGAAACCGGCACTCACAGCTACCGCCTGGCTCACACCGAAGCAGCAGCTACCGCGGGCTAA
- the istA gene encoding IS21 family transposase has product MGSKVELFAQIRRDARVEGMSIRALARKHGVHRRTVRQALSSAEPPPRKTPERSSPRLDRFKAAIDEMLRSDLDAPRKQRHTATRIRERLAIEHDAVELSYSTVRDYVRVRRAQIEVEAGRRTEVFIAQDHAPGAEAEVDFGEVWVILGGVKTKCHMFVYRLSHSGKAIHRVYPTGGQEAFLEGHVEAFRELGGVPTRHIRYDNLTSAVVAVLQGGDRRRQENPRWTLFHSHYGFDPFYCQPGIAGAHEKGGVEGEVGWFRRNRLTPMPQVESLDELNEQIKAWEDRDEGRRIDGRLRTIGQDYEHDRAALAPLPVEDFDPGLILTPRVDRSAMITVRMVKYSVPAHLIGRRVRVSLQASQLLVYDGRTLVARHPRVAGRGTAKIDLDHYLEVLKFKPGALPGSTALAQARAAGVFTASHDAFWAAARRVNGDTDGTSELIDVLLLHRSLPAAAVIAGIDAALRVGAVSAEVVAVEARRAEARLLAHASVAADQTGGANAGRHLDRHAERREQRVVSLTQRRLADPAAVIAGLPPDRRPLPSVTAYDRLLPQHRRRTASDALPASLDPPPIESLDPPPIERPTRL; this is encoded by the coding sequence ATGGGATCGAAGGTGGAGCTGTTCGCGCAGATCCGGCGGGACGCCCGGGTCGAGGGCATGAGTATCCGGGCGTTGGCTCGCAAGCATGGCGTGCACCGGAGGACGGTGCGGCAGGCGTTGTCATCGGCGGAGCCGCCGCCGCGGAAGACGCCGGAGCGGTCGTCGCCGCGGTTGGACCGGTTCAAGGCGGCGATTGATGAGATGTTGCGGTCGGATCTGGATGCTCCGCGTAAGCAGCGGCACACCGCGACGCGGATCCGGGAACGCCTGGCGATCGAGCACGATGCGGTCGAGTTGTCGTATTCGACGGTGCGGGACTACGTGCGGGTCCGGCGGGCGCAGATCGAGGTGGAGGCCGGCCGCCGGACGGAGGTGTTCATCGCCCAGGACCACGCCCCGGGCGCGGAGGCGGAGGTCGACTTCGGCGAGGTCTGGGTGATCCTGGGCGGGGTGAAGACCAAGTGCCACATGTTCGTCTACCGGCTCTCGCACTCGGGCAAGGCCATTCACCGGGTCTATCCGACCGGCGGGCAGGAAGCGTTCCTCGAAGGGCACGTCGAGGCGTTCCGCGAGCTCGGCGGGGTCCCGACCCGGCATATCCGCTACGACAATCTCACCTCGGCGGTGGTCGCGGTCCTGCAGGGCGGAGACCGGCGGCGACAGGAGAACCCGCGGTGGACGTTGTTTCACTCGCACTACGGATTCGATCCGTTCTACTGCCAGCCCGGCATCGCCGGGGCGCACGAGAAGGGCGGCGTTGAAGGCGAGGTCGGATGGTTCCGCCGCAACCGGCTGACCCCAATGCCGCAGGTCGAGTCCCTCGATGAGCTCAACGAGCAGATCAAAGCCTGGGAGGACCGCGACGAGGGCCGCCGGATCGACGGACGACTGCGCACCATCGGCCAGGACTACGAGCACGACCGAGCAGCGCTCGCGCCGCTGCCGGTGGAGGATTTCGACCCGGGCCTGATCCTCACACCACGGGTCGATCGGTCGGCGATGATCACCGTTCGGATGGTGAAGTATTCGGTGCCGGCGCACCTGATCGGCCGCCGAGTCCGCGTCTCACTACAAGCCTCCCAGCTGCTGGTCTACGACGGCCGGACCCTGGTCGCGCGGCATCCACGGGTCGCCGGCCGCGGCACCGCGAAGATCGACCTCGACCACTACCTCGAGGTGCTCAAGTTCAAACCCGGTGCCCTGCCGGGATCAACGGCGTTGGCGCAGGCCCGCGCTGCCGGGGTGTTCACCGCCAGCCATGATGCGTTCTGGGCCGCCGCCCGACGAGTCAACGGCGACACCGACGGCACCAGCGAGCTGATCGACGTCCTGCTGCTGCACCGCAGCCTGCCCGCCGCGGCGGTGATCGCCGGCATCGATGCTGCATTGCGGGTCGGGGCGGTGAGCGCCGAGGTCGTCGCCGTTGAGGCTCGCCGCGCCGAAGCCCGCCTGCTCGCGCACGCCTCGGTCGCTGCCGACCAGACAGGTGGGGCCAACGCTGGCCGTCATCTCGATCGCCATGCCGAACGACGCGAGCAACGAGTTGTCAGCCTCACCCAACGACGGCTCGCAGACCCCGCGGCGGTGATCGCCGGCCTGCCACCCGACCGGCGACCGCTGCCCAGCGTTACGGCCTACGACCGCCTGCTCCCGCAGCACCGGCGACGCACTGCCTCCGACGCGCTACCTGCGTCGCTGGACCCACCACCGATTGAGTCGCTGGACCCACCACCGATTGAAAGGCCCACCCGGCTATGA
- a CDS encoding AAA family ATPase, translating to MAVSTPTTVLDHGGGTYRVTSAHAAPQELQPGTYTLTFSQLAGYSIVTLPDLQPPTYRVYGRRDATIAKVLRTYEHSTRALGVLFEGDKGIGKSSTTVELARQARDQFQLPVILVNHATPGLSDFLGSLGEVVIVFDEFEKNFPRSDDNGDQQAQFLTLFDGTDSTKRLYILTVNDTLKLSQYLLNRPGRLHYLISFDYPDTQAVRDYITNEAAGASAKQVSDVVSFAYRARLNYDHLRAIATEITIAGPDAAVSELVADLNIRDTVDLVFDVTLYLADGTTLKQKSLEVDLFAQEQLLWVDLPATKKGMSPEELGVTFAPSDVVLNDRTGVLALDGHDIQKTELDFGYGQRGLEGLSEWEQELLKSARSGDGRVDLGDAPEEYAKYKVARLELLPAVNTRGRFAL from the coding sequence ATGGCCGTAAGCACGCCGACCACGGTGCTGGACCACGGTGGTGGCACGTACCGCGTCACCTCCGCACACGCAGCTCCCCAGGAGCTGCAGCCCGGTACATACACGCTCACCTTCAGCCAGCTCGCCGGCTACAGCATCGTGACGCTGCCCGACCTCCAGCCACCGACCTACCGGGTCTACGGCCGCCGCGACGCCACGATCGCCAAGGTGCTGCGGACGTACGAGCACAGCACTCGCGCACTCGGCGTGCTGTTCGAAGGCGACAAGGGCATCGGCAAGTCGTCCACCACCGTCGAGCTGGCCCGCCAGGCCCGCGACCAGTTCCAGCTGCCCGTCATCCTGGTCAACCACGCCACTCCGGGCCTGTCGGACTTCCTCGGCTCCCTCGGGGAGGTCGTGATCGTCTTCGACGAGTTCGAGAAGAACTTCCCCCGCTCCGACGACAACGGCGACCAGCAGGCACAGTTCCTCACCCTGTTCGACGGGACCGACTCGACCAAGCGGCTCTACATCCTCACGGTCAACGACACACTGAAGCTGAGCCAGTACCTGTTGAACAGGCCGGGGCGGCTGCACTACTTGATCTCCTTCGACTATCCCGACACTCAGGCGGTGCGGGACTACATCACCAATGAGGCCGCAGGCGCCTCGGCGAAGCAGGTCTCCGATGTGGTCTCGTTCGCCTACCGGGCCCGGTTGAACTACGACCACCTTCGCGCGATCGCGACCGAGATCACCATCGCCGGGCCCGATGCCGCCGTCTCCGAGCTGGTTGCGGACCTGAACATCCGCGACACCGTCGATCTCGTCTTCGACGTCACGCTGTACCTCGCCGACGGCACCACGCTGAAGCAGAAGAGCCTCGAGGTCGACCTCTTCGCACAGGAGCAGCTTCTGTGGGTCGACCTTCCGGCGACCAAGAAGGGGATGTCCCCTGAGGAGCTCGGCGTTACGTTCGCCCCGTCGGACGTCGTGCTCAACGACCGCACCGGCGTCCTGGCGCTCGACGGCCATGACATCCAGAAGACCGAGCTCGACTTCGGGTACGGCCAGCGCGGCCTGGAGGGCCTGTCCGAGTGGGAGCAGGAGCTCCTCAAGAGCGCGCGGTCCGGAGACGGACGGGTCGACCTCGGGGACGCGCCCGAGGAGTACGCCAAGTACAAGGTCGCGCGGCTCGAGCTGCTGCCGGCGGTGAACACACGAGGGCGCTTCGCCCTCTGA
- a CDS encoding helix-turn-helix domain-containing protein, with protein sequence MNAAQSNLSEVIDQLRPADTSRAELAAQLGVTPQTLSRWTDRMPPPETVRKLAGVLGAPYSVVLAAALRSGGYVETRADLLEGQQVTVVSRDPDCAELEDANEGVTAAAFVDEAKAQEWARVRGALDLIDGGYGTREVSVSEVTVGQVRSPEFAEVFTARWDHASDVITVGEPYVLPEVPTRLAQSEDGAGAVDVNELRSNGKVFEGRVDALDPAAARVALGAAIARLRSEGKLLGPAEATGLQFTDRIAHVGSRVMYDATRDSGEPAPELTPALQALLKKLEKAPYELGGHDGQDLSGLARRQISYVWGGGGAVDATSGPDPIVSRTLDDERR encoded by the coding sequence ATGAACGCGGCACAGTCGAATCTCTCCGAGGTCATCGACCAGCTCCGCCCCGCGGACACGTCACGGGCGGAGCTGGCGGCCCAGCTCGGCGTTACGCCGCAGACGCTCAGCCGCTGGACGGACCGGATGCCGCCGCCGGAGACCGTGCGCAAGCTCGCTGGAGTGCTGGGTGCGCCCTACAGCGTGGTGCTCGCCGCGGCGCTACGCAGCGGCGGATACGTCGAAACCCGCGCGGACCTCCTTGAGGGGCAGCAGGTCACCGTGGTGTCGCGGGACCCCGACTGCGCTGAGCTTGAGGACGCCAACGAGGGCGTAACAGCCGCGGCTTTTGTCGACGAGGCCAAGGCTCAGGAATGGGCACGAGTTCGCGGTGCTCTCGACCTCATCGACGGCGGGTACGGGACCCGTGAGGTTTCCGTCAGTGAGGTCACCGTTGGTCAGGTGAGATCGCCGGAGTTCGCGGAGGTCTTCACGGCGCGATGGGACCACGCCTCGGACGTGATCACGGTCGGAGAGCCGTACGTGCTCCCCGAAGTGCCTACGCGGCTGGCGCAGTCCGAGGACGGCGCAGGTGCGGTGGATGTGAATGAGCTGCGCTCGAACGGCAAGGTGTTCGAGGGCCGTGTCGACGCGCTCGATCCCGCCGCCGCGCGGGTCGCGCTCGGAGCAGCGATCGCTCGCTTGCGTAGCGAGGGAAAGCTGCTGGGGCCGGCCGAAGCAACGGGCCTGCAGTTCACGGATCGGATCGCCCACGTAGGGAGCCGTGTGATGTACGACGCGACCCGAGACTCGGGGGAGCCTGCGCCGGAGCTCACGCCCGCACTTCAGGCACTGCTGAAGAAGCTGGAGAAGGCCCCGTACGAGCTGGGCGGGCACGACGGTCAGGACCTCAGCGGACTCGCGAGGCGCCAGATTTCGTACGTCTGGGGCGGTGGAGGGGCGGTGGATGCGACCTCGGGGCCGGACCCGATCGTCTCGCGAACGTTGGACGACGAGAGGAGGTAG
- a CDS encoding FtsK/SpoIIIE domain-containing protein — protein sequence MTRTSNIGDVARRIRDQYKIPLTAGKSIARALAATGALDLALGSHPMQRAVNVAREHGGKITLEQATAAVGVFLQDGKGLDYSQYSGDLDCQATVEFIQHTFEHITHRYSLRSSPEQIAAQWKANCDVEPRLTLGQFQASLGERLALTGSPGTGKSYALQNMLLTLCSDHGPDQVQLLIGESWLPAIGHHLAHLPHTIRAFDHMEDDPEPFLRKLRYELAKRRKLWRLHRDQGDDRYEKLPALLVVLDGFTDTDALRKDVFRVLDNIRGYWDDTSVLMTQHREGARQLRGAPRHWLHFGDHASWMDQTLREQLGHPQLRYFARDSDASHVAIHTARARSAFPSTAPAVSRVVDSPRFDDTFATAMAAGIRAAGDVNDPHAVPPTPRPEIHGPEQYGEDRVPRGAHIHDVLFPGLAVRTVIGTANDPQVTIEEMDLPALLPEHAPGDDALVVVWLKERVYQPNWEDRVWVRAHAAGAVDPAAVKKAVREAQIGVRHPDTDRESALWEELKGQIRGLR from the coding sequence ATGACCCGCACCTCGAACATCGGCGACGTCGCACGCCGGATCCGCGACCAGTACAAGATCCCGCTCACCGCGGGAAAGTCCATCGCCCGCGCACTAGCTGCCACCGGCGCGCTGGACCTCGCGCTGGGCAGCCACCCGATGCAGCGTGCCGTCAACGTCGCGCGGGAACACGGCGGGAAGATCACCCTCGAACAGGCCACCGCGGCGGTCGGCGTCTTCCTCCAGGACGGCAAGGGCCTGGACTACTCCCAGTACTCGGGTGACCTGGACTGCCAGGCCACCGTGGAGTTCATCCAGCACACCTTCGAGCACATCACTCACCGGTATTCGCTGCGGTCCAGCCCGGAGCAGATCGCCGCGCAGTGGAAGGCCAACTGCGACGTGGAGCCGCGCCTGACGCTGGGCCAGTTCCAGGCCTCGCTCGGAGAGCGCCTCGCCCTCACCGGGTCCCCTGGCACCGGCAAGAGCTACGCCCTGCAGAACATGCTCCTGACCCTGTGCTCCGACCACGGGCCCGACCAGGTGCAGCTGCTGATCGGAGAGTCGTGGCTGCCGGCGATCGGCCACCACCTGGCGCACCTGCCCCACACCATCCGCGCCTTCGACCACATGGAGGACGACCCGGAACCGTTCCTGCGCAAGCTCCGCTACGAGCTCGCCAAGCGACGCAAGCTGTGGCGCCTGCACCGCGACCAGGGCGACGACAGGTACGAGAAGCTGCCCGCCTTGCTCGTGGTTCTCGACGGCTTCACGGACACCGACGCGCTGCGCAAGGACGTGTTCCGAGTGCTCGACAACATCCGCGGTTACTGGGATGACACCAGCGTCCTGATGACCCAACACCGTGAGGGAGCGCGCCAGCTGCGAGGTGCTCCCCGGCACTGGCTGCACTTCGGCGACCACGCCAGCTGGATGGATCAGACTCTGCGGGAACAGCTCGGGCATCCGCAGCTCAGGTACTTCGCACGAGACTCCGACGCCAGCCACGTGGCGATCCACACCGCCCGCGCTCGCAGCGCGTTCCCGTCCACCGCACCGGCGGTCTCACGGGTCGTCGACAGCCCCCGGTTCGACGACACCTTCGCGACCGCCATGGCCGCCGGCATCCGTGCGGCCGGTGACGTGAATGATCCCCACGCGGTGCCACCGACCCCGCGGCCGGAGATCCACGGTCCCGAGCAGTACGGGGAGGACCGGGTGCCGCGGGGCGCACACATCCACGACGTGCTCTTCCCGGGCCTGGCGGTGCGCACCGTCATCGGGACCGCGAACGATCCGCAGGTGACCATCGAGGAGATGGACCTCCCCGCTCTGCTGCCCGAGCACGCTCCGGGCGACGACGCGCTGGTCGTGGTCTGGCTCAAAGAGCGGGTCTACCAGCCGAACTGGGAAGACCGCGTGTGGGTGCGCGCCCACGCGGCGGGTGCCGTCGACCCGGCGGCGGTGAAGAAGGCAGTTCGTGAGGCGCAGATCGGTGTCCGGCATCCAGACACCGATCGCGAGTCTGCGCTGTGGGAAGAACTGAAGGGCCAGATCCGCGGCTTGAGATGA
- a CDS encoding helix-turn-helix domain-containing protein, which translates to MPIHPQRKYDLEDETVGRTVREMRELLGLHQSEIAEHSGIEVRIYSRIERGDRPLRVPELAALATAFGVPAGQLMGAMLGNRADRKSIGLQP; encoded by the coding sequence ATGCCCATCCACCCCCAGCGCAAGTACGATCTCGAGGATGAGACCGTCGGACGAACGGTCAGAGAAATGCGCGAACTGCTGGGACTCCACCAGAGCGAGATCGCCGAGCATTCGGGGATCGAAGTCCGGATCTACTCGCGAATCGAGCGTGGAGATCGCCCACTACGCGTCCCCGAGCTCGCAGCCCTTGCCACCGCGTTCGGCGTGCCGGCCGGCCAACTGATGGGTGCGATGTTGGGTAACCGCGCGGACCGGAAGAGCATCGGGCTGCAACCCTGA